A genomic window from Oceanobacillus timonensis includes:
- the darT gene encoding type II toxin-antitoxin system toxin DNA ADP-ribosyl transferase DarT has product MESKLLYHITDYRNLPSILVKGHLATHSFVSSKQMPYSDIAHQSIQYRRITKKVDVYPYGVLHDYVPFYFAPRSPMLYALSNGRVEGFQGTQDDIIYLVTSIDNIVNREKEFVFTDGHAIMFITEFYNDLNDLKELDWDVLKSRYWNDTNEDPDRKRRRQAEFLVYHSAELDLFLGIGVRNNDMKHKVNEILKEYNVDMQVLTRPSFYY; this is encoded by the coding sequence ATGGAATCTAAATTGTTATATCATATAACAGATTATCGAAATCTACCGTCCATTTTGGTTAAAGGACACTTGGCAACTCATTCTTTTGTATCCTCGAAGCAAATGCCTTATAGTGATATTGCTCACCAGTCTATTCAATATCGACGGATTACAAAGAAAGTCGACGTGTACCCATATGGTGTACTACATGACTATGTTCCTTTTTATTTTGCACCTCGATCTCCAATGCTATATGCTTTAAGTAATGGACGTGTCGAAGGATTCCAAGGAACACAAGATGATATCATTTATTTAGTCACGAGCATAGACAACATTGTCAATCGTGAAAAAGAATTTGTCTTTACGGATGGTCATGCTATTATGTTCATTACAGAGTTTTATAACGATTTAAATGATTTAAAAGAGCTTGATTGGGATGTCTTGAAAAGCCGATACTGGAATGACACAAATGAAGATCCTGATAGAAAAAGAAGGCGCCAAGCTGAATTCTTAGTATATCATTCTGCAGAATTGGATTTATTTTTGGGTATTGGTGTGCGCAACAATGATATGAAGCATAAAGTAAATGAAATACTGAAAGAATATAATGTAGATATGCAAGTACTCACTAGACCATCTTTTTATTATTAA
- the darG gene encoding type II toxin-antitoxin system antitoxin DNA ADP-ribosyl glycohydrolase DarG gives MIEYKKGNLLEDTSEALVNTVNTVGVMGKGIALQFKQGFPDVFREYARACRNNEIKTGQMHVVPNRTLDGIGPKYIINFPTKQHWKEKSKMHYITEGLQDLVKVIDEYNIQSIAIPPLGCGNGGLSWDKVKALIEETFANSSVTVHVYEPAGSPKPADMKVGTKKPRMTTSRALLLASLDNYKGTGYRLSLLEVQKIAYFLQESGEPLKLNFEKNKYGPYAENLNFVLQRLEGHFIRGYGDRNTESEIYLIHSAGKNAYAFLKNDPDNMKRLEKVNEVIHGFETPYGLELLATVHWVLKKNKPNSDEDLIQAIHNWNERKKRLFPPKHILKASKHLQQVPMYK, from the coding sequence ATGATTGAATATAAAAAAGGAAATTTATTAGAAGATACTTCAGAAGCACTTGTTAATACGGTCAATACTGTTGGCGTAATGGGAAAAGGAATTGCTTTACAATTTAAACAGGGATTTCCTGACGTTTTCCGGGAATATGCAAGAGCATGTAGAAATAATGAAATAAAAACAGGTCAAATGCATGTTGTACCTAACAGAACACTAGATGGAATTGGACCAAAATATATTATTAACTTTCCGACGAAACAGCATTGGAAAGAAAAATCGAAAATGCATTATATTACGGAAGGTCTACAAGATCTTGTAAAAGTAATTGATGAATACAATATTCAATCCATTGCAATTCCACCACTTGGTTGTGGAAATGGAGGGTTAAGCTGGGATAAAGTTAAGGCATTAATTGAAGAAACATTTGCAAACTCATCCGTAACCGTACATGTTTATGAACCAGCAGGCAGTCCAAAACCAGCTGATATGAAAGTTGGAACGAAGAAACCGCGGATGACAACATCAAGAGCTTTATTATTAGCTTCATTAGATAACTATAAAGGTACAGGGTACCGATTATCATTATTAGAAGTACAAAAAATTGCTTATTTTCTTCAAGAATCCGGGGAACCCCTTAAGCTTAATTTTGAAAAGAATAAATATGGACCTTACGCAGAAAATTTGAATTTTGTCTTACAACGATTAGAAGGTCATTTTATTCGTGGATATGGGGATCGTAATACAGAGTCGGAAATATATTTAATACATTCCGCTGGAAAAAATGCGTATGCCTTTTTAAAAAATGATCCAGATAATATGAAACGGCTCGAAAAAGTAAATGAAGTCATTCATGGTTTTGAAACACCCTATGGGCTGGAATTACTTGCAACCGTTCATTGGGTTCTTAAAAAAAACAAACCGAATTCAGATGAAGACCTTATTCAAGCCATTCATAATTGGAACGAACGAAAAAAGAGATTGTTTCCACCTAAGCATATTTTAAAAGCTTCAAAACATCTACAACAAGTACCAATGTATAAATAA
- a CDS encoding DUF3267 domain-containing protein, translating into MNILKEKKIVIWLNIWSLIIFILVFTLGIFILPAGAAEITILNLILFLVSMFVLFCFHELIHGTFFKLFAPGSKVKYGMKSGMLYAANPGNTYGKLPFIVICIMPFIIITCLLTIASLFPINAYALYLLFAVHTAGCVGDFYFIGLLNKPSLKIKTLS; encoded by the coding sequence GTGAATATTTTAAAAGAAAAGAAAATAGTCATATGGTTGAATATCTGGTCGCTCATTATCTTTATCCTGGTTTTTACTTTAGGAATATTTATTTTACCAGCAGGTGCAGCGGAAATTACGATTCTTAATCTTATATTATTTTTAGTCAGTATGTTTGTGCTGTTCTGTTTTCACGAATTAATCCATGGGACGTTCTTTAAACTGTTTGCACCTGGATCTAAAGTGAAATACGGAATGAAGAGCGGTATGCTTTACGCTGCAAATCCAGGAAACACTTATGGGAAATTGCCTTTTATAGTGATTTGCATAATGCCTTTTATCATTATTACTTGCTTACTGACAATAGCTTCTCTGTTTCCAATTAATGCTTATGCTTTGTATTTATTATTCGCTGTTCACACAGCAGGTTGTGTCGGCGATTTCTATTTTATCGGGTTACTTAATAAGCCTAGTTTAAAAATAAAAACATTATCGTAG
- a CDS encoding IS91 family transposase, with translation MRKGSGVIKEILKDHFAGFWEFHADRFPKTYREHIKETVEKTIRCGTRDLGYARYECLGCEGDPSPKFVCFTCKSRLCHRCGKKYTDDWSDKQQEMIFNVTHRHMVFTLPRELRNIFYNDRKKLNELSKQVAEVFQYHNKKKGKKRGFRSGIITVIHTFGRDLKFNPHIHALVTEGALDNQNEWVNNGYVPYDFLRKSWQKVVLDLLKKWFPATPKIIELINELYQRYPKGFYVNAEKKMNNAKRVAKYIGRYLARPAIAEYRIESYDGETVHYWYEDHKTGKRVDKKVPVYRFLFEILQHIPPKHFRMVGRYGLYSRRAHRKAQQILSLYAFMRTKQISFLLEAKRKKKTYRQRMIESFEQDPLECPCCRKQMELIGIWHADYGWIYHYMEDVEKERRRRYGIDKPKRAG, from the coding sequence ATGAGAAAGGGAAGCGGAGTTATTAAAGAAATCTTAAAAGACCATTTTGCTGGATTTTGGGAGTTCCATGCTGATCGTTTTCCGAAAACGTATCGTGAACATATAAAAGAAACGGTAGAAAAAACAATTCGCTGTGGGACACGTGATTTAGGGTATGCTCGTTATGAGTGTTTAGGATGTGAAGGGGATCCTTCTCCTAAATTCGTGTGTTTTACTTGTAAAAGCAGACTATGCCACCGTTGTGGGAAAAAGTATACGGATGACTGGTCAGACAAACAACAGGAAATGATATTTAATGTTACGCATCGCCATATGGTCTTTACACTTCCACGAGAGTTAAGAAACATATTTTACAATGACCGAAAAAAATTAAATGAATTAAGTAAACAGGTAGCCGAAGTATTTCAGTACCATAATAAAAAGAAAGGTAAGAAAAGAGGCTTCCGTTCAGGGATTATTACGGTTATTCATACGTTTGGAAGAGATTTAAAGTTTAATCCTCACATACATGCATTGGTGACAGAAGGTGCGTTAGATAATCAAAATGAATGGGTTAATAATGGATATGTTCCTTATGATTTTTTAAGAAAGTCCTGGCAAAAAGTTGTCTTAGATTTGTTGAAGAAGTGGTTTCCTGCAACACCGAAAATCATAGAACTTATTAATGAGTTATATCAAAGGTATCCGAAAGGCTTTTATGTCAATGCAGAGAAGAAAATGAACAATGCCAAGCGTGTAGCCAAGTATATCGGCAGATATTTAGCTCGACCAGCTATCGCCGAATATCGTATTGAATCTTATGATGGGGAAACAGTTCATTACTGGTATGAGGATCATAAAACAGGAAAACGTGTAGATAAAAAGGTTCCAGTGTACAGGTTCTTATTTGAAATATTACAACACATTCCACCAAAGCATTTTCGAATGGTTGGGAGGTATGGACTGTATAGTAGAAGGGCTCATCGTAAAGCACAACAAATATTGAGTTTATATGCGTTCATGAGAACGAAGCAGATTTCGTTTCTTTTGGAAGCAAAACGTAAGAAAAAAACATACCGTCAACGTATGATAGAATCATTTGAACAGGACCCTTTGGAATGTCCGTGTTGCCGTAAACAGATGGAGCTCATTGGAATATGGCATGCTGACTATGGGTGGATTTATCATTACATGGAGGATGTAGAGAAAGAAAGAAGGAGGAGATACGGAATTGACAAACCCAAAAGAGCCGGATAA
- a CDS encoding IS91 family transposase, with translation MRKGSGVIKEILKDHFAGFWEFHADRFPKTYREHIKETVEKTIRCGTRDLGYARYECLGCEGDPSPKFVCFTCKSRLCHRCGKKYTDDWSDKQQEMIFNVTHRHMVFTLPRELRNIFYNDRKKLNELSKQVAEVFQYHNKKKGKKRGFRSGIITVIHTFGRDLKFNPHIHALVTEGALDNQNEWVNNGYVPYDFLRKSWQKVVLDLLKKWFPATPKIIELINELYQRYPKGFYVNAEKKMNNAKRVAKYIGRYLARPAIAEYRIESYDGETVHYWYEDHKTGKRVDKKVPVYRFLFEILQHIPPKHFRMVGRYGLYSRRAHRKAQQILSLYAFMRTKQISFLLEAKRKKKTYRQRMIESFEQDPLECPCCRKQMELIGIWHADYGWIYHYMEDVEKERRRRYGIDKPKRAG, from the coding sequence ATGAGAAAGGGAAGCGGAGTTATTAAAGAAATCTTAAAAGACCATTTTGCTGGATTTTGGGAGTTCCATGCTGATCGTTTTCCGAAAACTTATCGTGAACATATAAAAGAAACGGTAGAAAAAACAATTCGTTGCGGGACACGTGATTTAGGATATGCTCGCTATGAGTGTTTAGGATGTGAAGGGGATCCTTCTCCTAAATTCGTGTGTTTTACTTGTAAAAGCAGACTATGCCACCGTTGTGGGAAAAAGTATACGGATGACTGGTCAGACAAACAACAGGAAATGATATTTAATGTTACGCATCGCCATATGGTCTTTACACTTCCACGAGAGTTAAGAAACATATTTTACAATGACCGAAAAAAATTAAATGAATTAAGTAAACAGGTAGCCGAAGTATTTCAGTACCATAATAAAAAGAAAGGTAAGAAAAGAGGCTTCCGTTCAGGGATTATTACGGTTATTCATACGTTTGGAAGAGATTTAAAGTTTAATCCTCACATACATGCATTGGTGACAGAAGGTGCGTTAGATAATCAAAATGAATGGGTTAATAATGGATATGTTCCTTATGATTTTTTAAGAAAGTCCTGGCAAAAAGTTGTCTTAGATTTGTTGAAGAAGTGGTTTCCTGCAACACCGAAAATCATAGAACTTATTAATGAGTTATATCAAAGGTATCCGAAAGGCTTTTATGTCAATGCAGAGAAGAAAATGAACAATGCCAAGCGTGTAGCCAAGTATATCGGCAGATATTTAGCTCGACCAGCTATCGCCGAATATCGTATTGAATCTTATGATGGGGAAACAGTTCATTACTGGTATGAGGATCATAAAACAGGAAAACGTGTAGATAAAAAGGTTCCAGTGTACAGGTTCTTATTTGAAATATTACAACACATTCCACCAAAGCATTTTCGAATGGTTGGGAGGTATGGACTGTATAGTAGAAGGGCTCATCGTAAAGCGCAACAAATATTGAGTTTATATGCGTTCATGAGAACGAAGCAGATTTCGTTTCTTTTGGAAGCAAAACGTAAGAAAAAAACATACCGTCAACGTATGATAGAATCATTTGAACAGGACCCTTTGGAATGTCCGTGTTGCCGTAAACAGATGGAGCTCATTGGAATATGGCATGCTGACTATGGGTGGATTTATCATTACATGGAGGATGTAGAGAAAGAAAGAAGGAGGAGATACGGAATTGACAAACCCAAAAGAGCCGGATAA
- a CDS encoding DoxX family protein produces MLQHFSNGYVAKTLFQSSIPKVQGDDQAATQFKEGFKLSKRVMKFAGLLEMIGSIFLFISIISKSGKKFARIGALMINIVLGGAIFKHLEAGHGVDGSKKALKLCGLNTLNFIETLRK; encoded by the coding sequence ATGCTACAACATTTCTCTAATGGTTATGTCGCAAAAACACTATTTCAAAGCAGCATACCAAAGGTACAAGGTGATGACCAGGCTGCAACGCAATTTAAAGAAGGTTTTAAATTATCCAAAAGGGTAATGAAGTTTGCAGGCCTTCTTGAAATGATTGGTTCCATATTTTTATTTATATCAATAATATCCAAATCAGGGAAAAAATTTGCAAGAATTGGTGCGCTGATGATCAATATTGTTCTTGGCGGCGCTATTTTTAAACACCTTGAAGCCGGACATGGCGTAGACGGCTCCAAAAAGGCATTAAAATTGTGCGGTTTAAATACGCTTAATTTTATAGAAACCTTGCGTAAATAA
- a CDS encoding LysM peptidoglycan-binding domain-containing protein, protein MKNNLQNEKVFLFFHFVYNYIKNVYIDRIQVYKLNRRVKGNYHNGKEGVIIKSIFSIMIALAGFVLFAGVASAEKQYEVQPGDNVYRIAQNYQVDANAIIAANPSISDSASIEAGQTIKIPDEDGTPFTVTAYTAGEESTGKEPGDPGYGITASGEEVEEGNTVACPESLLFGTKIHIPELDETYVCEDRGSAITNGHLDIYKEDLDDALEFGVQELQGKVWTY, encoded by the coding sequence ATGAAAAATAATTTACAAAATGAAAAAGTATTTCTATTTTTTCATTTTGTTTACAATTATATTAAAAATGTTTATATCGATAGAATTCAAGTTTATAAGTTAAATCGGCGGGTAAAGGGTAACTATCACAATGGAAAGGAAGGTGTTATTATTAAGTCTATTTTTTCGATTATGATTGCTTTGGCTGGATTCGTTCTCTTCGCAGGGGTGGCCTCTGCTGAAAAGCAATATGAGGTGCAGCCAGGAGATAACGTATACCGTATCGCACAGAACTACCAAGTAGATGCCAATGCTATCATTGCAGCAAATCCATCCATTTCAGATTCTGCTTCTATTGAAGCCGGGCAAACAATAAAAATACCGGATGAAGATGGAACTCCTTTTACAGTAACAGCTTATACAGCTGGAGAAGAATCTACTGGTAAAGAACCTGGTGATCCCGGCTATGGAATAACAGCATCCGGTGAAGAGGTAGAGGAAGGAAACACTGTTGCATGTCCAGAGTCTCTTCTTTTTGGTACGAAAATACATATCCCGGAGTTGGATGAAACTTACGTATGTGAAGACCGCGGGAGTGCTATTACAAATGGCCATTTAGATATTTATAAGGAAGATTTGGATGATGCACTGGAATTTGGAGTGCAAGAGCTTCAAGGGAAAGTTTGGACATATTAA
- a CDS encoding uridine kinase family protein, with protein MKKNEIKKTAAQQIVAAIQTRLKGRTKPLVVALDGGSGAGKSTLAAEVASHVGATVIQCDAFFDATITDDEWDSYTLDLKCRKCIDWQRIRTEALLPLLAGQNVQYHPFSFSTENGLSSSCISKEPSVVIILDGIYSSLPELSDVVDFKILVDLLPEVRRHRHNIREGNEDSDWHMRWDPVEDYYFSVLCPPSSYDLTVTNP; from the coding sequence GTGAAAAAGAACGAAATAAAGAAGACAGCTGCGCAGCAAATCGTAGCCGCTATACAAACACGCCTGAAAGGACGAACCAAACCTTTGGTGGTGGCCTTGGACGGAGGGAGTGGTGCAGGAAAATCGACGTTAGCCGCTGAAGTAGCTTCGCATGTAGGAGCTACCGTCATTCAGTGTGATGCGTTTTTTGATGCAACAATTACGGACGATGAATGGGATAGCTATACATTGGATTTGAAGTGTCGCAAGTGTATCGACTGGCAACGTATACGTACGGAAGCATTGTTACCACTTCTAGCAGGGCAGAATGTTCAATATCATCCTTTTTCCTTTTCTACTGAAAACGGCCTCTCATCATCCTGCATATCCAAAGAGCCTTCCGTGGTCATTATTCTTGATGGCATTTATAGCTCACTGCCTGAATTATCTGATGTGGTCGATTTTAAGATTCTAGTGGATCTGTTACCCGAAGTTCGCCGCCATAGACATAATATAAGAGAGGGTAATGAAGATTCGGATTGGCATATGAGATGGGATCCAGTAGAGGATTACTATTTCTCTGTATTGTGTCCGCCGTCATCTTATGATTTAACTGTGACTAATCCGTAA
- a CDS encoding NAD(P)/FAD-dependent oxidoreductase, with amino-acid sequence MTECKDVTIIGGGSAGLYAAFYSGMRDLSARIIEFKPKLGGKIHIYPEKIIWDVGGVTPITGAQLMHQMEAQARTFDPEIICNEKVEKLEKNKENLFVVTTNTGQEYFSRTVILATGGGIVEPIKLDIAGAERFEVSNLHYTIQSLDDFKGKKIIISGGGNTAFDWANALEPIVEELSLIYRGDAFKAMEAHIASLEASSANIYKNTEIEKLIADGEDHRITEVLARNQKTGDEMRIEADDLIINYGYDRELTFIKESALQVELEHDFFVKGSAKAQTNVTGLYAAGDILSFEGKVGLIAGAYTDAANAVNQAKLYIQPDAYAKARVSSHNAKFDEKNRELLSHLYTKS; translated from the coding sequence ATGACAGAATGTAAAGACGTAACCATTATTGGAGGCGGTTCCGCTGGTTTATATGCAGCATTTTATAGCGGCATGCGAGATTTATCTGCACGTATTATCGAATTCAAGCCAAAACTCGGAGGCAAAATTCACATTTATCCGGAAAAGATAATTTGGGATGTAGGTGGTGTGACGCCGATCACAGGTGCACAATTGATGCATCAAATGGAAGCGCAAGCACGTACCTTTGATCCGGAAATTATTTGTAATGAGAAAGTAGAAAAACTTGAAAAGAATAAGGAGAACCTTTTTGTCGTAACGACCAATACAGGACAAGAATACTTTAGTCGAACCGTTATTTTGGCAACCGGTGGCGGTATTGTAGAGCCAATTAAATTAGATATAGCAGGAGCAGAACGTTTTGAAGTAAGTAATCTGCATTATACAATACAAAGCCTGGATGATTTCAAGGGCAAGAAAATTATCATTTCTGGTGGTGGAAATACCGCCTTTGACTGGGCAAATGCACTGGAACCTATTGTGGAGGAACTGTCATTAATTTATCGGGGTGACGCATTCAAAGCAATGGAAGCGCATATTGCTAGTCTGGAAGCATCCTCAGCCAACATTTATAAAAACACCGAGATTGAGAAGCTGATTGCCGATGGGGAGGATCATCGTATTACAGAAGTCTTGGCCCGAAATCAAAAAACCGGTGATGAAATGCGAATAGAAGCCGATGATTTAATTATTAATTATGGGTACGATCGAGAGTTGACATTTATTAAAGAGAGCGCATTACAAGTGGAACTGGAGCATGACTTCTTCGTAAAAGGATCTGCCAAAGCTCAAACCAATGTAACTGGATTGTATGCTGCTGGCGATATCTTATCTTTTGAAGGTAAAGTTGGTTTAATTGCTGGTGCTTATACGGATGCGGCAAATGCTGTGAATCAGGCAAAATTATATATTCAGCCTGATGCGTATGCAAAAGCAAGGGTATCTTCTCATAATGCTAAATTTGATGAAAAAAATAGAGAGCTGCTTTCTCATTTATACACTAAAAGCTAA
- a CDS encoding GMC family oxidoreductase, with protein sequence MAKKLDKVDAVTVGVGWTGGIIAAELAKEGYKVVGLERGSDRGTEDFQMIHDEYRYAVRYGLMQDTSKETITFRNNPDEHALPMRQLGSFLLGEGVGGAGDHWNGHTWRFLPYDLQIKSKTDEKYGKDKLSDDYTLQDWGITYEELEPYFYQFEQTTGISGEENPMGAPRENAYPTGPMKSSPILDRFKKAAKNLKLHPVQMPSANLSEAYENPDGETINACQYCGFCERFGCEYGAKSSPNITVLPTAKKTGNFELRPDSNVVEILHNDGKATGVRYVDVQTGEEFEQLADVVILTSYVLNNTRLLLQSEIGEPYNPETGKGVIGKNYCYQIGAGATGFFENEKFNTFMGAGSLGATVDDYNGDNFDHKDLDFIHGGSLSITQTGRRPIESNPVPKGTASWGREFKEQSLHYFNRSLSVSAQGASMPHRNNYLSLDKNYKDAYGNPLLKLTYDFTEQDRNLHRYLSEKAGDILKEMGADKVDVREISEHYDIVPYQTTHNTGGVIMGDDPDTSAVNNYSQMWDVDNLFVVGASAFAHNGGYNPTGTVGALAYRAAEGIITFLDEGGQLVQTNNNSQHV encoded by the coding sequence ATGGCAAAAAAATTGGACAAAGTAGACGCAGTTACTGTTGGAGTCGGCTGGACCGGTGGTATTATTGCCGCAGAGCTGGCAAAGGAAGGGTATAAAGTAGTTGGGTTGGAACGGGGCAGTGACAGAGGAACAGAGGATTTTCAAATGATACATGATGAATATCGTTACGCTGTCCGGTATGGGCTGATGCAAGATACCTCAAAAGAAACCATCACATTTCGAAATAATCCTGATGAACATGCCCTGCCCATGAGACAATTAGGTTCCTTTCTTCTCGGAGAAGGAGTCGGAGGAGCTGGTGATCATTGGAATGGCCATACTTGGCGTTTCTTGCCATATGACTTGCAAATCAAATCAAAAACAGATGAGAAATATGGAAAGGACAAGCTTAGTGACGATTATACGTTACAAGACTGGGGAATCACTTATGAAGAGTTAGAGCCTTATTTTTACCAATTTGAACAAACCACCGGTATCAGCGGGGAAGAGAATCCAATGGGGGCTCCTCGAGAGAACGCTTATCCGACAGGGCCAATGAAAAGCTCTCCCATCCTGGATCGTTTTAAAAAAGCTGCGAAGAATTTAAAACTCCATCCCGTCCAGATGCCTTCCGCCAATTTATCTGAGGCGTATGAAAATCCGGATGGTGAAACAATCAATGCTTGTCAGTATTGTGGATTCTGTGAGCGGTTTGGTTGTGAATATGGGGCGAAATCCAGTCCTAATATTACTGTTCTTCCTACGGCAAAGAAAACGGGGAACTTTGAATTACGGCCAGATTCCAATGTTGTTGAGATTCTTCATAATGACGGGAAGGCAACTGGCGTCCGTTATGTCGATGTGCAAACAGGAGAAGAATTTGAACAACTCGCAGATGTTGTCATCTTGACCAGCTATGTATTAAATAATACGCGTTTGCTGCTCCAATCAGAAATTGGCGAACCATATAATCCCGAAACAGGAAAAGGCGTTATCGGCAAAAATTATTGCTACCAAATCGGCGCAGGTGCGACGGGCTTCTTTGAAAATGAGAAGTTTAACACTTTTATGGGGGCCGGCTCGCTTGGAGCTACCGTAGATGATTACAATGGAGATAATTTCGATCACAAAGATTTGGATTTTATTCATGGCGGTTCCTTATCAATTACACAAACAGGGCGCCGGCCAATTGAAAGCAACCCAGTTCCAAAGGGCACGGCATCATGGGGCAGGGAATTTAAAGAACAGTCATTACATTATTTCAACCGCTCCTTATCTGTCAGTGCACAAGGAGCTTCCATGCCGCATCGCAATAATTACTTAAGTTTGGATAAAAATTATAAAGATGCCTACGGTAATCCTTTATTGAAGTTAACATATGACTTTACCGAGCAGGATCGAAACTTACATCGCTATCTTTCGGAAAAAGCCGGAGATATCTTGAAAGAGATGGGTGCGGATAAAGTGGATGTGAGAGAAATCAGTGAACATTATGATATTGTTCCATATCAAACCACTCATAATACAGGCGGTGTCATTATGGGCGATGATCCAGATACTTCTGCAGTTAATAATTACTCGCAAATGTGGGATGTGGATAATTTGTTTGTTGTTGGTGCTTCTGCTTTTGCGCATAATGGCGGTTACAACCCTACTGGTACGGTTGGTGCACTAGCGTACCGTGCAGCGGAAGGGATTATTACATTTCTTGATGAGGGAGGCCAACTGGTCCAGACGAATAATAATAGCCAGCATGTTTAA
- a CDS encoding gluconate 2-dehydrogenase subunit 3 family protein, giving the protein MAEESKGSKLSRRKFVKNSSYVAGGLIGGGLIGSVFGVNFGGSGSKQAPAPSVKEAGNFNQALMYFTRHADFNTLGAATERIFPEDDNGPGALALGVPYFIDHQLAGSYGNNDNEYMQGPFRTGTPFQGYQSALKRHEIFMQGIRALEQESQKKHETSFTDLEGEQQDEILQKFENDEVTLKGVASSAFFNMLRSATLAGAYADPLYGGNDEMRGWKMKEYPGSQMSYNDKIEDEKFIEMEPKALNDHL; this is encoded by the coding sequence ATGGCTGAAGAATCAAAGGGGTCGAAGTTGTCACGCAGAAAATTTGTAAAGAATTCCAGTTATGTAGCGGGAGGTCTTATTGGCGGTGGTTTGATAGGTTCTGTGTTTGGCGTGAATTTTGGTGGTTCAGGATCGAAACAAGCTCCTGCACCTTCTGTGAAAGAAGCAGGGAATTTCAACCAAGCCTTAATGTATTTCACAAGGCATGCTGATTTTAATACGCTTGGTGCAGCAACGGAGCGTATATTTCCGGAAGATGATAATGGACCTGGTGCTTTAGCGCTTGGAGTCCCTTATTTTATTGATCATCAATTGGCAGGATCATATGGAAATAATGATAACGAATACATGCAAGGACCGTTTCGAACTGGAACTCCTTTTCAAGGGTATCAATCCGCATTAAAACGTCATGAAATTTTTATGCAAGGAATTCGCGCATTGGAGCAGGAAAGTCAAAAGAAACATGAAACGTCATTCACAGACTTGGAAGGAGAACAGCAAGATGAGATATTGCAGAAATTTGAAAATGATGAAGTGACATTAAAAGGGGTCGCCTCCTCTGCATTTTTCAATATGCTGCGATCTGCCACGCTTGCAGGCGCCTATGCTGATCCTTTATATGGCGGGAATGACGAGATGCGCGGTTGGAAAATGAAAGAGTACCCGGGCAGTCAAATGAGTTATAACGACAAAATTGAAGATGAAAAGTTTATAGAAATGGAACCAAAAGCATTAAACGATCATTTGTAA